The genomic region TAGATTTTTTCGATCTTACTTTCGAAGTCATAGAACGCGGAGTTAAGATCAACGCAGTCGCGAAGTCCATCGGTAAAACCGGAATCGAAATGGAAGTTCTCACGGGTTTGAGCGTCGCCGCGTTGACCATCTACGATCTTCTAAAACCCATCGACAAACAACTTGAAATTTCGGACATACGGCTTCTAGAAAAAAAAGGAGGAAAGAGCGAAACTCAATTCTCCAAGTTTGCGGAAGGTTCCAAAGCCGCGATCCTCGTTTGTTCCGATTCGACTTTTGCCGGAAAAAGAGAGGACGGTTCGGGCAAAACGATAGAATCTATATTAAAAGAATCGAATGTAGAAATTTCCGATTATTCGGTCGTTCCCGACGAACCCGGAACGATTCGTCAAAAAATTCTTTCCTGGGTCGAATCGGGAATCGATTTGATCGTCACAACGGGCGGGACCGGGCTCGGGCCGCGCGACAATACGACCGATACGGTAAAAGAACTTTTGGATCAGGAGATTCCCGGAGTTGCGGAAGCGATGCGTTCTTTCGGTCAGGACAGAACTCCTTATGCGATGTTGTCCCGTTCTCTGGCGGGAAGAATTAAAAAAACATTAATCGTTTGCGTTCCGGGAAGCTCCAACGGCGCGAGAGAAAGTTTAAAGGCGATCTTTCCCGCGATCTTTCACGCAAAAAAAATGATGCGGGGAGAAGGTCATTGATTTCCGTCGAAGAGGCACTTGCGAAAATTCTTTCCGAGGTTTCCAAAGCGAAAACGGAAATACTTCCTCTCCAGGAAAGTTTGGGAAGAATTTTGAGCAGAGATATTTCCGCGGATCGGGATTATCCGCCGTTTCATCGATCGACTATGGACGGTTATGCGATCCGCAGTCAAGACTACGATTCATCCAAGGTTTATACGTGCAAAAAGGAAATTTTCGCGGGAACGGAATCCGTTCTCGATCCCGGAGAAGAAATCGTAAAGATCATGACGGGAGCGGTCGTTCCCGAAGGACTCGATGCGGTGATTAAAATCGAGGAGAGCGAAGAAATTTCCAAGGACGAAGATTCCGTCCGAATTCGATTCAGCGCGAACAAAGTATTCCATTTTTTGAATATAGCGGCTCGAGGCGAAGATTTGAAAAAGGGAGAATCCGTTCTCAAAGCGGGAACAAAAATCGGAATGTCCGAACTTTCTCTTTTGGCATCCCTCGGAATGAATCGTGTTTCCGTAAGTTCATTGCCGAAGGTTACGATCATTTCGACCGGAAACGAGGTCGTTCCCGTCGACGCAAGGCCGTATCCGTATCAAATCCGGGATTCGAATTCTTATTCTCTGATCGCTATATTAAGAAAATATGAAATTCAACCCGAAGCTGCGTTATTGGTTCCCGACGACGAAGTAAAAATCGCGGATGCCTTGCGACAAGGTTTACAATCGGATATTCTTCTTTTATCCGGCGGAGTTTCCATGGGAAGTATGGACTTGGTTCCTCCTTTGTTAAAGCGACTCGGAGTTGAGGAAATATTTCACAAGGTTCAGTTGAAACCTGGCAAACCGATTTGGTTCGGTAAAAAAGGACAAACCGCGGTTTTTGGTCTTCCAGGAAATCCTTTCAGCGTTCAGGTTTGCGCGAGAATCTTTTTGGATCCGTATCTCCGTTCTTTTCTCGGAATGGAAATTTCAAAACCGCAACGTTATACGTTTTTTGGAACGCGTAAAAAGAAGAATTCTTTGCCGGAATATTTTCCGGTTCTTTTGGAAACAAAGGAACAAACCGGAATCGCGGCCAAGTCGTTTAACGGAAGCGGGGACATACGAGCGGGTCTTCTTTCCGATGGGATCGCCTTACATCCCGCGGATCAAAACGAAATTCCGGAAGAGCAGGTTTTGGATTTTTATCCTTGGTAAATATTTTAAAAATTCAGAATATTCTTAATTTTAAATGTATTTTTAAGTTCTTACGGAAGCGCTCATTTTACGGATTTTTTCTTGGCTGGAGTTTTCGGGGAACTCAAGGTTTCGACCATCTTTAGGATCCGCTTGGATCTCGTTTCGGGAGACTTCGCTTCCAAGATCGATTCGATATATTCTCTTTTGTGCGACCAAGCGAGGACCTCGAAGGATTCTTTCGCATTCTTATTTTTAGAAAAGGATTTTTTGACGTCGTCCGGAAGTTGAACCGTTTTCTTTTCGTAGTTTATATATTTGGAAAGTTCGGGTCGTTTTTGTTTTTCGGCTTTTGAACCGCCTTTTTTTACCGTGTCCGCTTTTTTAAAACGCGCCGCCGACCAAGTGTCGTTTAAAGAAATCAAAGAAACTCCGTCGTATCCGTTTTCGGAAAGGATATCCCAACCGTGATCCCGATCCAAATCCGTTTTAATCCCCGAAGATTTTTTCGGATAAGCGATCCAAAGCAGGGTTTCCCTTCCGATCGATTTGAGAATTTTTAAGAACGCGGATTTTAAAGAAGAAGACGAATTTGCAAAAAGAAGAATTCCGTCCGCTTCCGAACTTTGATTCGTAAAACGAACGCCGTCGATGGGAGAGAATTTATATTCTTTCTCGTTGTCGAGAACGATCAGGCTGTTGCCTTCCTTGAGTCGCATCTTTTGAATGAGTTCGGAATTCAGTTCGATCATAAATCGTATTCAGCGTTTGAGAGTTTTTCTTCCGTCGATCACTTTCTCTAAAAGTTCGGAGAGATCGCTTTTGCGAAACGGTTTTCTTAAACTTGCGTGAAACCCGTATTCTTTCGGCGAAGAAATAATCGGATCTTCCGAATAGCCGCTCGAAGCGATCGCGATGACATCGGAATCGATCTTTCTGATTTCGGAAATCGTTTTTTCACCGCCCAATCCGCCGGGAATCGTAAGATCGAAAATCAAGACGTCGAAGGGTTGACCCGAGTCTCTGGCTCGTTTGAAAAGTTGAATCGCTTCCGATCCGTTTTTTGCGTGTGCGGTCGTGTAACCCATTCTTTCCAACATATCCGAAAAAATTTCGAGTATAAATTCTTCGTCGTCCATGATGAGAATTTTTCCGCGTCCGTGATGACGCAACGGGTTTTTGGTCTGATTGTTTTCGACCTTGTTCTTGGACATTGGAAGATAGATGTTGAACGTGCTGCCCACTCCCGGCTCGGAGAATACTTCGATTCCTCCGTCGTGTTTTTGAATGATGGAATAAGAGGTCGCGAGCCCTAGGCCCGTGCCTTTTTGTTTTGTGGTAAAGAAAGGTTCGAAGATTCTGGAAATTAAATCTTTCGGAATTCCGATCCCGCTGTCCTTGACGGAGATCAGAGCGTATTCTCCTTCCTTTAAGTGTTTCGAGTTGTCCTTACTCAAGTATGTGTTCTTTGCCGTGACTTGAATCGTTCCGCCCAAGGGCATGGATTGAATCGAATTGATGATGATATTTTCTATCACTTGGTGGATTTGATTTTCGTCGAAATCGCAAAGACAAAGATTCGGATCGATATCGAAATGACAGGAAACGTTGGAACCGCTCAAAGCAAAAAGAACACAATCGTTTAAAAGAGGAGCCAAAGAGCCGGTTTTACGGATCGGTTTTCCGCCTTTGGCAAAGGTAAGAAGTTGTTGAGTAAGATCCTTTGCTCGATTGAAAACTTGAATCGCCTTATCGAGATACGGCGCGATCGGATCTTCTTCGTCCAACTTTTCTCGGGCTAGATCGATATAACCGAAAATTCCGCCGAGCAGGTTGTTGAAATCGTGCGCGATTCCTCCCGCTAAAACCCCGAGGCTTTCCAGTTTCTGAGCGTGTAAAAGTCTTCTTTCCAATTCGAGACGATCCGACTCGGCGCGTTTACGATCGGTGATATCGGTTCCGATGCTGATGGTTCCGATCACGTTGCCTTCCGGATCTTGGAGAAGAGTGTTGTCCCATTGAACCAATCTCTTTTCACCGCTTTTTGTTTTCAGATAATTTTCATAGTGAAGAGGAAGAGTTTTGGAAATCACCGCGTCCTTGAAGATGGATTTGACCTGATCCCTTTCCTGTTCGAGTAAAAAATAATCGAACCAGTTTTTGCCGATGATCTCTTCCCGTTTCCATCCGCTTAAATTGAGAAGATAATCGTTGCAGAACGTGATGGTCGCCTCCGCGTCCAAACCCAAGCCGATGAGATTTATGTTTTCAAGAGTGACTCTGAATCTTCTTTCGGATTCGATGAGCGCGGTCTCGGCTATTTTTTGTTCTTCCGATTCTTTTTTTAAAAGTAAAAAATATCGATTGAGAATGAAGAATAACAAAACGGTCGTAGTGATTACGAAAGCCCAACCCTTATACGTTTGTAAGGTAGTTAAGATAAAAGGATCGAAAGATAATAAGCTAATAAACTGATCGGAAAAAAAAATCCAAGCGGAAGCAAGCAACAGGTATAAAAAAGAAATCCGGGCCGGGGCTGAGATAGGCAGGTTCTTAATCATATATCGTAAGTTATAAAATGATACTTTCCTGTTTCAGAGAAAAAGAGTATTTAATTTTCGACGATTTAATCTTTTCAATTTCGGGAAAGTATTTTATCCTTCAAGGGTAGTTCCGAACGCATTTTATTTTATAACCCTTTGTACTTAGTTGTCGATTGCAAATTTTTTCAAAGGAAAAGAAGTTCAGAACTTTATTTCGCGCTTCGATCTCTCAAAAACGTTTCATTTTTTTAATCCGACATCCCGCGAAAAATTTAACGAGAGGCGGTTCGGAATTCCGACCAAAATGATCTTGTAAGCG from Leptospira kmetyi serovar Malaysia str. Bejo-Iso9 harbors:
- the moaCB gene encoding bifunctional molybdenum cofactor biosynthesis protein MoaC/MoaB, translated to MIDITEKRISLRSAAAEGFVYCTPETVKRIRENNLPKGDLFGIAKASGLLASKKTSDLIPHCHPVNIDFFDLTFEVIERGVKINAVAKSIGKTGIEMEVLTGLSVAALTIYDLLKPIDKQLEISDIRLLEKKGGKSETQFSKFAEGSKAAILVCSDSTFAGKREDGSGKTIESILKESNVEISDYSVVPDEPGTIRQKILSWVESGIDLIVTTGGTGLGPRDNTTDTVKELLDQEIPGVAEAMRSFGQDRTPYAMLSRSLAGRIKKTLIVCVPGSSNGARESLKAIFPAIFHAKKMMRGEGH
- a CDS encoding molybdopterin molybdotransferase MoeA, with the translated sequence MISVEEALAKILSEVSKAKTEILPLQESLGRILSRDISADRDYPPFHRSTMDGYAIRSQDYDSSKVYTCKKEIFAGTESVLDPGEEIVKIMTGAVVPEGLDAVIKIEESEEISKDEDSVRIRFSANKVFHFLNIAARGEDLKKGESVLKAGTKIGMSELSLLASLGMNRVSVSSLPKVTIISTGNEVVPVDARPYPYQIRDSNSYSLIAILRKYEIQPEAALLVPDDEVKIADALRQGLQSDILLLSGGVSMGSMDLVPPLLKRLGVEEIFHKVQLKPGKPIWFGKKGQTAVFGLPGNPFSVQVCARIFLDPYLRSFLGMEISKPQRYTFFGTRKKKNSLPEYFPVLLETKEQTGIAAKSFNGSGDIRAGLLSDGIALHPADQNEIPEEQVLDFYPW
- a CDS encoding YdeI/OmpD-associated family protein, with translation MIELNSELIQKMRLKEGNSLIVLDNEKEYKFSPIDGVRFTNQSSEADGILLFANSSSSLKSAFLKILKSIGRETLLWIAYPKKSSGIKTDLDRDHGWDILSENGYDGVSLISLNDTWSAARFKKADTVKKGGSKAEKQKRPELSKYINYEKKTVQLPDDVKKSFSKNKNAKESFEVLAWSHKREYIESILEAKSPETRSKRILKMVETLSSPKTPAKKKSVK
- a CDS encoding hybrid sensor histidine kinase/response regulator codes for the protein MIKNLPISAPARISFLYLLLASAWIFFSDQFISLLSFDPFILTTLQTYKGWAFVITTTVLLFFILNRYFLLLKKESEEQKIAETALIESERRFRVTLENINLIGLGLDAEATITFCNDYLLNLSGWKREEIIGKNWFDYFLLEQERDQVKSIFKDAVISKTLPLHYENYLKTKSGEKRLVQWDNTLLQDPEGNVIGTISIGTDITDRKRAESDRLELERRLLHAQKLESLGVLAGGIAHDFNNLLGGIFGYIDLAREKLDEEDPIAPYLDKAIQVFNRAKDLTQQLLTFAKGGKPIRKTGSLAPLLNDCVLFALSGSNVSCHFDIDPNLCLCDFDENQIHQVIENIIINSIQSMPLGGTIQVTAKNTYLSKDNSKHLKEGEYALISVKDSGIGIPKDLISRIFEPFFTTKQKGTGLGLATSYSIIQKHDGGIEVFSEPGVGSTFNIYLPMSKNKVENNQTKNPLRHHGRGKILIMDDEEFILEIFSDMLERMGYTTAHAKNGSEAIQLFKRARDSGQPFDVLIFDLTIPGGLGGEKTISEIRKIDSDVIAIASSGYSEDPIISSPKEYGFHASLRKPFRKSDLSELLEKVIDGRKTLKR